One genomic region from Magallana gigas chromosome 3, xbMagGiga1.1, whole genome shotgun sequence encodes:
- the LOC105318211 gene encoding transient receptor potential cation channel subfamily V member 4 — translation MLCQAVIDERGPVQNKDQSSNKEKATRKSTMNASTNVNYNDFQNCQEEGKIKNDKGGSGIEKLKEVLSLGKENEIVEHLNKNIKPKNPEEIKILNEDAKREFNGETILHIALKFQDTNKFVEEILKHSNEFLKEQRIQSSNFKGQTILHVAIAKGNLEAVKIILENTKNEEIQKLLCTCAVGSKFKNTVLMGQLPLSVAALACKEKDFQIITHLLLQKAKIWNQNEDGDTVFHSLIKYADIYPEKTQHLKKTFEFLWEKFNEYCHDTTTSSNPTDILFWKNKSGSTLLCLSAKLGVNELFEFVINIQDVYRMTNIRDGLFDIREYDVTEFDRLISYTENEESNKKNEENKKIITVLESLFDSRCSHKEAFQILNQELVRFILQRKWMAYRKPLFIWMILHLTFISLFTASSIKKSEILFCPTNSETSRNIGDFFYAMVVITTTVGITYFIFAFLCIITLTKRCKLVSRKSVNNGLMLHNLDYIVCLLVTAISALLESCLIILKLHWDYHIVFALISGWYFMLYFSPFSKRLVSFTHMIKSGFLEDFLPFVVVFVGLLFSFTAMMYILFRGKHDVDEFDTFPSALLTMFNLGVGLNDIGVLSQSRIPWLAYTLFVVFVILSFIHLFNALVAIMSQTFSDVHGDRNSFLKYNKLKMIELFEDIILVKPLAKYLPFVLKAKHWTREKEVKLLTPTTDNAKEQKMKRYCSELHLLDKLDEYNDKEEKKRLSKSRMGDLTKYLYNYQHVSKKKTTDLQRSSKINPEREVIFIVQKSSKSSQYPEVNSYLQ, via the coding sequence AGGAAGGCAAAATTAAAAACGACAAAGGAGGTTCTggaatagaaaaattaaaggaaGTTCTAAGTCTTGGAAAGGAAAACGAAATTGTCGAGcatctaaataaaaatataaaaccaaaAAACCCAGAAGAAATTAAAATCCTTAATGAAGACGCAAAGAGGGAATTCAATGgagaaacaattttacatataGCTTTAAAGTTTCAGGATACAAACAAATTTGTAgaagaaatattaaaacatagtAATGAGTTTTTGAAGGAACAAAGAATTCAAAGCAGCAATTTTAAAGGTCAGACAATCCTGCATGTTGCCATAGCAAAAGGGAATTTAGAGGCTGTCAAAATAAttcttgaaaatacaaaaaatgagGAAATTCAAAAGTTGCTCTGTACATGTGCAGTAGGTAGCAAATTCAAGAACACCGTTTTAATGGGACAGCTTCCTTTAAGTGTTGCAGCTCTTGCATGTAaggaaaaagattttcaaataatcACTCATCTTCTCCTTCAAAAGGCTAAAATTTGGAACCAAAACGAGGACGGGGATACTGTTTTTCACTCCTTAATCAAATATGCTGATATATATCCTGAAAAGACCCAgcatttaaaaaagacattcgaATTCCTTTGGGAAAAGTTTAACGAATACTGCCACGATACTACAACATCTTCAAATCCAACAGATATTCTTTTCTGGAAGAATAAGTCAGGCTCAACCCTGCTATGTTTATCTGCAAAACTTGGTGTCAATGAACTTTTTGAATTTGTTATCAATATCCAGGATGTCTATCGCATGACAAATATAAGGGATGGTCTTTTCGACATTAGAGAATACGATGTTACAGAATTCGATAGATTGATAAGTTATACGGAAAATGAAGAAAGTAAtaagaaaaatgaagaaaataaaaagataatcaCAGTTTTAGAAAGTTTATTTGACTCCAGGTGTTCTCACAAAGAAGCATTTCAAATCCTGAACCAAGAATTGGTACGGTTTATTTTGCAAAGGAAATGGATGGCTTACCGGAAACCCCTTTTCATTTGGATGATCCttcatttaacatttatttctttgtttacagCATCATCTATAAAAAAATCTGAGATTTTGTTCTGTCCCACGAACAGTGAGACATCGCGTAACattggtgattttttttatgcaatggTTGTTATAACTACGACGGTTGGAATAACTTACTTTATATTTGCTTTTTTGTGCATTATAACGTTAACAAAACGTTGTAAATTGGTATCACGAAAATCTGTTAATAATGGATTAATGTTGCATAATTTGGACTATATAGTTTGTTTGCTGGTAACAGCCATCAGTGCTCTGTTGGAGTCATGTTTGATTATTCTCAAACTACACTGGGATTATCACATTGTTTTTGCATTGATATCTGGCTGGTATTTCATGCTTTATTTTTCTCCATTTAGCAAACGCCTCGTTTCTTTTACACACATGATAAAATCTGGGTTTCTAGAGGATTTCTTACCTTTTGTTGTGGTTTTTGTAGGATTGTTGTTTTCGTTTACAGCAATGATGTATATACTTTTCCGTGGAAAGCATGATGTAGACGAGTTTGATACTTTTCCAAGCGCTCTTCTCACAATGTTTAACCTAGGCGTAGGTCTGAATGACATTGGCGTGCTAAGCCAGTCGCGGATCCCGTGGCTAGCATACACATTATTTGTAGTATTTGTAAtactttcattcattcatttgttTAATGCGTTGGTTGCTATTATGTCCCAGACATTTTCTGATGTACACGGTGATAGAAATTCTTTTCTTAaatacaacaaattaaaaatgatagaaCTATTTGAAGACATAATTTTAGTTAAACCACTGGCCAAATACTTACCTTTCGTGTTAAAGGCAAAACACTGGACACGGGAAAAGGAAGTAAAACTATTAACTCCGACAACAGATAATGCAAAAGAACAGAAAATGAAACGATATTGTTCGGAACTTCACTTGTTGGATAAACTGGATGAATACAATGACAAGGAGGAAAAGAAAAGATTAAGTAAATCAAGAATGGGagatttgacaaaatatttgtataacTATCAACATGTCAGTAAAAAGAAGACCACAGATCTGCAACGATCCAGCAAAATCAACCCTGAAAGGGAAGTCATATTCATTGTGCAAAAAAGTAGCAAGTCTTCTCAATACCCAGAGGTGAATtcatatttgcaataa